The following are encoded together in the Pseudomonadota bacterium genome:
- a CDS encoding peroxiredoxin, with protein sequence MRDFLEPSTMAPDFELASYGGTAVRLSDLRGKPVVLYF encoded by the coding sequence ATGCGTGATTTTCTCGAACCCAGCACAATGGCGCCAGACTTCGAGCTGGCGTCGTACGGCGGCACGGCTGTGCGACTCTCCGATCTTCGTGGGAAGCCCGTGGTGCTCTATTTC